The Microcystis aeruginosa NIES-843 sequence GTCATTAGCGATAAATACCTGAAATCGTCTAACTGTATGTTCGAGTTAATCGAGATCGCAAAAAATGGAGATTTCTACGCTCGCATCTTCCCCATTGTCCTCCCCGATGCCAAAATCTAAGCTAAACGGCTTTTACTTCGGATCACCGATATAGACTCCAAAAGGGTTATAGCTGTTGGATCATGCAGGTTAAGCGCCGTTTAGCTTACAACCCCAAAGACCGACTAAAATGCACTCAATACAGGGAAACCCAAAGCAACGAACTAGAAGAAACCATGAAACAGGGAGGACTCGCCAACCGGCAAGGAATTATCGACGATCTAAATCTTGACACCGTGATCCAGAAGTCAAATCGTAAAGTGCTTACTCTGTAATGATTATAATCGATTCGATCTTTGTTTAGCGTTGAAGTTCCATTAGGAATAAATTGGGTCTTTTTCCAGCAAACCTAGCAATTTTTGCATTTTAATCCAAACTCTTCTCATTTGCCAGAATTTACTTTTTTCCATGGCGGCTATTTTACTGTCAGCTTTTTGTAATTCCTCGTCTCTTTCTCGATAATCCAATTGGGTTTTTTGCAATTCTTGTTGTAATTCTTGTTGATGAATTTCTAATTGTTTAATTCGTTCTCTAGCCTGTTCCAACTGAGCGAATATATCGACTTTTAAGGTAACTAAAGCAGCAAAAATGGCTTGGATATTTTGGGAGTAAAGTTGGGGATGATTATAAAAAAGTTGCGTGTAGGAATAAATATAGTGTTCTGCGGTCATTGAGCGACTCATAGAATCAGCTTTTTGTCGATAGAAAAATAACACTTCTGGGATACGATAGACTTCTCGACCTAATTCGATCAGAGATAACCAAAAATCGTGATCTTCCCAACCATAAATTAAATTAGTATTATAGCCCCCCACAGTTTCCCAATCGGATTTCCGAAACAAACCGGAGCAAAATATCATATTATCTACTAATATATCGGGAAATTCATACTCAGGCAGCGGCCAAATTCCTTGTCTATCCCCAAAATACTCCGCTTCGCAATAAACTATACCTAATTGCTCATTACCTTCTAGCAAAGCAACCGCTTTTTCTAGATAGGAATCGGCAATTTTATCATCGGCATCAAGAGGAAGAATATAGGTTCCTTGCGCTTGGGCAATTCCTAGATTTCTCGCTGTGGCAACCCCTTGATTTTCTGTGCGGATGATCCGGGTTTTTGGCTGTTGATAATCTTGTAAAATCTCGATGGTTTCCGGTTCTGTGGATCCATCATCAATGACAAGGATTTCAAAGTTTTGGTATGTTTGCACTAAAACAGCTGTGATCGCATCATCAAGATAGCGACCTTGATTATAGCAAGGAATAATCACGGAAACTTGAGGAACATGACTCATTGAGGGAAATTCTCTCCTACTCGAGCAAAAACTAGGTTATCAATAGCTTATCCCAAAAGTTCCCCTTTCTCGTTTTTCTAAGTAAAGGAAGTGTTGATATCCCTACTAGCAATTTCGGGATAGTAGAACATATTATGGATAAATTCTTAAATTATTCCGATTGGTGGACAAAATCACCCAATTGGGTGATCCCCGTGAGGGAAGCATCTCTTTTTAATAGAGGATAAGTTATTCAATAATCCGATTATCATTACCAATGATCCTTAATCATGGAAGCTCATCAACAAAAACAACTCCGCACTTTCCTCTTGGAAAAATTAGCAATTTCCCCCCGTTCCCTCGATATGGCTGTGCGTCTCTGTGAAGCATCGGTGGGTTCTTTGCCGATGGTTTTATGGCAGTACGGTTTAATCGATTTGTCGCAATTGAATCAAGTTTTTGACTGGATGGAAACTGTATAATTATTTTCCAAGAATATGCTCATTAATTATCATTTTTATTAAGAGAATTGACCAAGTTCCAGAGCAGCGAGTTCCTGCAATGTATTTATTAAGTCCCGTTAAGGTTTGCCATGGCAGAAAATCTTACCTTTGCTGGGACTAATTAAACCAGCTATCATCCGCTATTTCCCCCCGTTTTAATTCGAGATTGATCTGGTATAAAATACTAATTTCTCGCCAAAGTAAGGTAGAAACAAACTTAATATAGCATAGGTTCTTGAGTTAGGCATCGACTATATGGAACTCTTTCAGGGCCGGATAGAAGTTGAGATTTTCATGACCCGGACGACTGAGTTTAATCAGGGCAAACCGTTGGGATGGTGGCAATTTTTGCCATTGTTCTAAACTAATTTCGATCTGGAATTCTCTAGCTTTTTCTCGGACTGTATCGGGAATCTGGCTATCATCTAGCCAAGCAGGAGCGGGATCTATTGCTAGTTCTTCCGGGGGATTGCCAGTTTTTTCGGCGATTAATTTTTGCAGAAAATCTCGATAGATTTTGGCTTCTGCTGCCGTCGTACAAGCCATATTAACTAATACCATTCTTTCCGGTTGACTCAACTGCATCCAATGGGATAATTTTAATTTAACTCCACAGGTATCTAGTTTCATTCTTACGGTCATCGGTAGGCAACGTAAGGAGTCAACAAATTCGGCTTCAAAGTCGAAAAAGGTGGTCATATCATTTTATTGGTTTGCTGAGTATAAATCTATGATACAGTGCCGCGAGATAATTGCTGTGACAATGGTATTTTTATTGAATAAACTTGGCTCGATATTGATGACTAGAAACGAGAATTTCCTCTATTTCCTGCCATTTTTCTCCTGCAATATAGTCAACAATTTGATCAAGATTTTGCCGATAATTTGTCAAGGATATCAATAAAGCTTGACGATTGTATTTAGCCATCATTAAACCTAATTCGGGATTGCCACCACCGACGCGACTGGTATCGCGAAAACCAGAACTAGCTAAATTTTCCGCTAATTTGCGAATATTCAGGTCTTGTTCTTTCGCACAAGCTTGGATTAAACTGGTACTAATCATTACTGGCAGATGGGAAATCCATGCCACGGCTCGATCGTGTTCTTCGGGGGAAGAATAATAAATTTTACAGCCTAATTTCTGCACGATTTCAGTTAAGATTTCCACGGCAAAGTTAGGGGTAGATTCAAGGGGAGTAATCAGATATGGGGCATTGACAAATAAACCACATTGTGCCGCATTAATTCCCTGTTCGGTTTTCCCAGCCATAGGATGACTACCGACAAAATTTGGCCACAATTGGCCACAATTGGCTACAATTGCCCCTTTAACTGATCCCACATCGGTGACAATGGCTTGGGGTTTTAAATAGGGAGTTAATTTTTGCAAAGTTGGCACAATTAAATGTATGGGAGTACAAATAAAGATTAAATCGGCAGTAGCCAATAATTCTAAACTGGTACTAGATTCATCTACCACTCCTTTTTGTACAGCGATATCACAGGTGTATTGTTGACGAGAAACTCCCAAAACTTTATAACCTTGTGAGCGGAAATCTAAGCTCAAGGAACCACCAATTAAACCCAGTCCAATAATGCCAATATTCATTAGGTTTACTCAAAGATAATTTCGTCTTCTAGTCGCCAAGCAGGATCGACAATGCACAAGAAAATTAAGGGTTCCTCCCCACAATTATGAATATATTGTTTAGCTAGAGGAGGTATATAAATGGCAGCACCGACAGTCACTAATTGCACTTCCTCATCGATGTGCATTTCCCCTTGTCCTTGCAAAATATAATAAACTTCCGCAGTTTTTAAAGCGTGGGGAGTAGAAGTTTCCCCCACATCTACCCAGGCGTGGGCTAAACTATAACGTAGATTTAACGGCTGTTTATCGGGATGCAATAACTCGCGCAATCGGGTATGATCACCGGCGATGAATTCCTCACATTCGAGCAGTTTTCTGATTAACATAGTAAAATTAAACCTCGAAGATTGTTTTTATTTTATCATTGAGTCAAAAGCTAAAGACTAATAGCCGTTATCATAGAAATATTCAGCATCGCCAGAATTAACGAATGACTTGGTTAGAACATAGTGTACAGGTAGAAGTGGACGCGCCGATCGATCTGGTTTGGGATCTCTGGTCAGATTTAGAACAAATGCCCCAGTGGATGAAATGGATCGAATCGGTGAAAATTCTAGAGGAGGAGCCAGAGCTTTCCCGTTGGAAGTTAGCCAGTGGTGGTCTAGAATTTACTTGGTTGTCACGGATACTGAAAATTGTCCCCCACCAGATGATTCAATGGGAATCCGTGGACGGTTTGCCTAACCGCGGGGCCATTCGTTTTTATGACCGTCATGGTAGGAGTATTGTGCGACTGACAGCAGCCTATGCTATACCAGGTTGGTTAGGAAAATTGATGGATAATCTTTTCCTCGGTCGAGTGGTGGAATCAACCCTGCAAGCCGATCTAGAGCGTTTTCGCCTTTATGCTCTCAATATTGTCAATAATACGCCGCCAAGGTGAGTTGACATACTCCCACCGTCAAGCTACGCTGTGACGGGGGATTCTTTCCACATCGCTGTTAGAAATTCCTTGTTCAACGAGACAGCTTAGATTCTCAATGTCTCCACTGAAAACCCAGAGGTCGGACTCTCCCAAGGCGTTTGGGTCGGTTTCTGTTTGCCCAACAGTACCGTTGAGATGATTTCCCAAATATTGTAACCCTTTTTTAAGAATATTTATTGCTGCATTATGATCCCTATCCAAGACTGTTTTACAGTTAGGACATTGATGAGTTCTAGTGCTTA is a genomic window containing:
- a CDS encoding glycosyltransferase — encoded protein: MSHVPQVSVIIPCYNQGRYLDDAITAVLVQTYQNFEILVIDDGSTEPETIEILQDYQQPKTRIIRTENQGVATARNLGIAQAQGTYILPLDADDKIADSYLEKAVALLEGNEQLGIVYCEAEYFGDRQGIWPLPEYEFPDILVDNMIFCSGLFRKSDWETVGGYNTNLIYGWEDHDFWLSLIELGREVYRIPEVLFFYRQKADSMSRSMTAEHYIYSYTQLFYNHPQLYSQNIQAIFAALVTLKVDIFAQLEQARERIKQLEIHQQELQQELQKTQLDYRERDEELQKADSKIAAMEKSKFWQMRRVWIKMQKLLGLLEKDPIYS
- a CDS encoding DUF2949 domain-containing protein encodes the protein MEAHQQKQLRTFLLEKLAISPRSLDMAVRLCEASVGSLPMVLWQYGLIDLSQLNQVFDWMETV
- a CDS encoding nitrate reductase associated protein, producing MTTFFDFEAEFVDSLRCLPMTVRMKLDTCGVKLKLSHWMQLSQPERMVLVNMACTTAAEAKIYRDFLQKLIAEKTGNPPEELAIDPAPAWLDDSQIPDTVREKAREFQIEISLEQWQKLPPSQRFALIKLSRPGHENLNFYPALKEFHIVDA
- a CDS encoding prephenate/arogenate dehydrogenase, translating into MNIGIIGLGLIGGSLSLDFRSQGYKVLGVSRQQYTCDIAVQKGVVDESSTSLELLATADLIFICTPIHLIVPTLQKLTPYLKPQAIVTDVGSVKGAIVANCGQLWPNFVGSHPMAGKTEQGINAAQCGLFVNAPYLITPLESTPNFAVEILTEIVQKLGCKIYYSSPEEHDRAVAWISHLPVMISTSLIQACAKEQDLNIRKLAENLASSGFRDTSRVGGGNPELGLMMAKYNRQALLISLTNYRQNLDQIVDYIAGEKWQEIEEILVSSHQYRAKFIQ
- a CDS encoding cupin domain-containing protein, with translation MLIRKLLECEEFIAGDHTRLRELLHPDKQPLNLRYSLAHAWVDVGETSTPHALKTAEVYYILQGQGEMHIDEEVQLVTVGAAIYIPPLAKQYIHNCGEEPLIFLCIVDPAWRLEDEIIFE
- a CDS encoding SRPBCC family protein; the encoded protein is MTWLEHSVQVEVDAPIDLVWDLWSDLEQMPQWMKWIESVKILEEEPELSRWKLASGGLEFTWLSRILKIVPHQMIQWESVDGLPNRGAIRFYDRHGRSIVRLTAAYAIPGWLGKLMDNLFLGRVVESTLQADLERFRLYALNIVNNTPPR